In the genome of Deltaproteobacteria bacterium, one region contains:
- a CDS encoding bifunctional ADP-dependent NAD(P)H-hydrate dehydratase/NAD(P)H-hydrate epimerase: MLLVTTAQMQELDKKAMKEFGIPGLILMENAGRGTFELICRHFAARLRQGVTILAGPGNNGGDGFVIARHLNQEGVKVELLILAPGEKFRGDALVNYNIVKKLGLPVTECLDSDTLSSMSETIEKSGLIVDAIFGTGLVREVTGRFAQSIEMANASPAPIVAVDIPSGLSSDTGRPLGTAIRADLTATMALAKLGLVLHPGTEYAGELHIVEIGIPDTAVAEADIKTELLDESIFRAILRPRPSTGHKGTFGHLLILAGSRGKTGAAALVAHGALRSGAGLVTVGCPADVQPVLAQKLTEAMTEDLPETKSGTVSSKAIPIIKTLLERKKALAIGPGLGLNDETRDVVRHLFEAAPVPMIADADALTVLDTDHSPVARAKQPRILTPHPGEMARLLGCTIAEVQHDRMAAALSLACSSKAVVVLKGAGTVIAAPDGRVALNSSGNSGMGAGGMGDVLTGIIGGFLAQGYDAWDAARLSVFAHGHASDQLARVRGRWGYLASEVADWMPHLWTS, translated from the coding sequence ATGTTACTGGTAACCACAGCCCAGATGCAGGAATTAGATAAAAAAGCCATGAAAGAGTTCGGCATCCCGGGCCTGATACTCATGGAAAACGCCGGCCGCGGAACCTTTGAGCTCATCTGCCGGCATTTTGCAGCAAGGCTCCGCCAGGGGGTCACCATCCTGGCGGGACCCGGCAACAACGGTGGTGACGGTTTTGTCATAGCCAGGCATCTCAATCAGGAGGGGGTTAAAGTTGAGCTCCTGATCCTGGCGCCCGGGGAAAAATTCAGGGGAGACGCCCTTGTAAACTACAATATAGTAAAAAAGTTGGGGCTTCCTGTCACAGAGTGCCTGGATTCCGATACCCTTTCAAGCATGTCCGAAACCATCGAGAAATCAGGCCTTATTGTTGACGCCATTTTCGGAACCGGTCTTGTCAGGGAAGTTACGGGAAGGTTCGCCCAGTCCATTGAGATGGCAAATGCGAGCCCGGCACCAATAGTCGCTGTTGATATCCCTTCCGGATTATCATCTGATACCGGGCGTCCGCTCGGTACGGCAATACGGGCCGATCTCACCGCCACCATGGCCCTTGCCAAGCTGGGGCTCGTCCTGCATCCCGGAACCGAATATGCGGGAGAGCTCCATATTGTTGAGATCGGCATACCCGATACGGCAGTTGCTGAAGCAGATATCAAAACCGAGCTACTTGACGAAAGCATATTCAGGGCCATCCTTCGACCAAGGCCGTCCACAGGCCACAAAGGCACATTCGGGCATCTTTTAATACTGGCAGGTTCAAGGGGAAAGACAGGGGCCGCTGCACTCGTGGCCCACGGAGCACTCAGGTCAGGGGCAGGGCTTGTCACTGTGGGATGTCCAGCAGATGTACAGCCTGTGCTTGCCCAGAAACTCACTGAAGCCATGACTGAGGATCTCCCTGAAACCAAGTCAGGAACTGTTTCCAGCAAGGCCATTCCGATAATCAAGACCCTGCTGGAGAGAAAAAAGGCCCTTGCCATCGGACCCGGCCTGGGGCTTAACGATGAAACCCGGGATGTTGTGCGCCACCTTTTTGAAGCAGCCCCCGTACCCATGATAGCAGATGCTGACGCGCTCACCGTCCTGGACACGGATCACAGTCCGGTGGCACGGGCAAAACAGCCCCGGATATTGACGCCCCATCCTGGTGAAATGGCCCGTCTGCTCGGATGCACAATTGCCGAGGTCCAGCATGACCGCATGGCAGCAGCCCTTTCCCTTGCCTGTTCCTCAAAGGCCGTTGTGGTCCTTAAGGGGGCCGGGACTGTAATTGCCGCACCTGACGGAAGGGTTGCCCTGAACTCCTCGGGGAACTCCGGTATGGGAGCAGGGGGCATGGGGGATGTGCTTACCGGCATTATTGGAGGCTTTTTAGCCCAGGGTTATGATGCATGGGATGCTGCAAGGCTTTCTGTCTTTGCCCACGGGCATGCGTCGGATCAACTGGCAAGGGTCAGGGGCAGATGGGGATACCTGGCAAGTGAGGTAGCTGATTGGATGCCTCACCTGTGGACCTCATGA
- a CDS encoding type III pantothenate kinase — protein sequence MVLLHLKYPGHISSNNIKIREDNQGVISSMENSKHSGEYLLAVDIGNTHTVIGLFQDDYLLRDWRIHTDREATSDELAMSLDQLCRLAGIELRDVSDIVISCVVPPLIHSWEELSLHYVKKKALVVQENIPAGMPILYKHPYEVGADRLVNSLAAYSRYKDAVIIVDYGTATTFDCVSSKGEYLGGSIAPGLLLATEALFKGTSRLPRVEFFTGPETAMGQDTASAIRAGIIYGFAGLTDGIISRLLTEFAQRPRVVATGGLASIIVPYCSLVETVLPNLILEGLLIVYKRFKAAGS from the coding sequence ATGGTATTACTCCATTTGAAATATCCAGGCCATATTAGTTCCAATAACATAAAAATACGAGAAGATAATCAAGGGGTCATATCTTCCATGGAAAACAGTAAACACTCTGGAGAATACCTTCTGGCCGTAGATATTGGCAACACGCATACTGTAATCGGTCTTTTCCAGGATGACTATCTCCTCAGAGACTGGCGAATTCATACGGACAGGGAAGCCACATCTGATGAACTTGCCATGTCTTTGGACCAGTTGTGCCGGCTTGCAGGAATAGAACTGAGAGATGTTTCTGACATAGTGATATCTTGTGTTGTGCCACCCTTAATACATAGCTGGGAGGAACTAAGCCTTCATTATGTGAAAAAAAAGGCCCTGGTCGTTCAGGAAAATATACCTGCTGGAATGCCCATTCTTTATAAGCACCCCTATGAAGTGGGAGCAGACCGGCTCGTAAATTCTCTGGCTGCGTATTCAAGGTATAAAGATGCTGTAATTATAGTTGATTATGGAACTGCAACCACTTTTGACTGTGTCTCATCAAAAGGTGAATACCTGGGAGGCTCTATAGCTCCGGGCCTGCTTCTTGCGACAGAGGCCCTTTTCAAAGGTACATCCAGACTTCCAAGGGTAGAATTCTTTACCGGACCTGAAACTGCTATGGGCCAGGATACTGCCTCGGCAATAAGGGCCGGTATCATATACGGCTTTGCCGGCCTGACAGACGGCATCATAAGTCGTCTTTTAACAGAGTTTGCCCAAAGACCAAGAGTGGTAGCTACAGGAGGACTGGCTTCTATAATAGTCCCGTATTGCTCTCTGGTAGAAACAGTATTGCCAAACCTTATTTTGGAAGGCCTGTTGATAGTCTATAAGAGATTTAAGGCTGCCGGCAGTTAG
- a CDS encoding 23S rRNA (guanosine(2251)-2'-O)-methyltransferase RlmB — MPPESRSKPIIIWGIHPVRKFLEICPDDCHRLFVHPSFGKKKVQAGLLTLAERRAIFVERSEDLKNAGVPAGAVHQGIAALVKPVWSIDFSGLPLYWKDKSPLTVICDQVTDPQNVGAVIRSSVALGAQAVLLPGRRTGRITGAVAKASSGALFHIKVCHVGNLVTAMRQLKEMGLWIAGLSPDGEHPLWELDLNRPLALVVGAEGAGLRRLVKETCDFLARIPHFYPVGSINVACAASIALYEVARQRHYKPV; from the coding sequence ATGCCTCCCGAATCAAGAAGTAAACCCATAATTATCTGGGGCATACATCCGGTAAGGAAATTTTTAGAAATCTGTCCTGATGACTGTCATAGGCTATTTGTGCATCCATCCTTTGGAAAGAAAAAAGTACAGGCTGGTCTGTTAACTCTGGCAGAGAGGCGGGCGATTTTTGTGGAACGCTCGGAAGACCTCAAAAATGCGGGCGTTCCTGCAGGCGCTGTACACCAGGGAATTGCCGCCCTGGTAAAACCTGTCTGGTCTATTGACTTTTCCGGTCTGCCCTTGTATTGGAAAGATAAAAGTCCGTTAACAGTGATATGCGATCAGGTAACCGATCCACAAAATGTGGGAGCTGTTATACGTTCTTCGGTTGCCTTGGGCGCCCAGGCAGTTTTGCTCCCCGGCCGGAGAACCGGCCGGATTACCGGAGCGGTGGCAAAGGCGTCTTCCGGTGCACTGTTTCACATAAAGGTATGCCATGTGGGAAATTTAGTAACAGCCATGAGGCAGCTTAAGGAAATGGGACTCTGGATAGCAGGGTTAAGCCCTGACGGCGAGCATCCGCTCTGGGAATTAGATTTAAACAGGCCTTTAGCTCTGGTGGTTGGTGCAGAGGGGGCGGGGTTGCGCCGTCTGGTCAAGGAGACATGTGACTTCCTTGCAAGAATACCTCATTTTTACCCTGTTGGTTCTATTAATGTTGCCTGTGCTGCCAGCATAGCCTTGTATGAGGTTGCCAGACAGCGTCATTATAAGCCGGTTTAG
- a CDS encoding guanylate kinase, with the protein MEQGKLFVISAPSGVGKTTLCRRLLDRISGLSFSVSYTTRDPRQGEFDGIDYHFISQDRFEEMISADAFLEWARVYGNFYGTGKSEVLSRLELGEDVLLDIDIQGARQIRRLFPEAVLIFLLPPSWSVLEARLRDRGSEDSSRLKLRMANAKSELEAVHEFDFVVVNDDLSRATEDLKSIVIAQRCITPRVLARHGLIQALKSW; encoded by the coding sequence ATGGAACAGGGGAAACTATTTGTGATTTCCGCCCCTTCAGGGGTTGGGAAAACCACTTTATGCCGCAGATTGCTCGATCGGATTTCCGGGCTCTCTTTTTCTGTGTCATATACTACCCGTGATCCCAGGCAAGGGGAATTTGATGGTATAGACTATCACTTTATTTCCCAGGATAGGTTCGAGGAGATGATCTCTGCTGATGCGTTTCTTGAATGGGCACGGGTATACGGCAACTTTTACGGAACAGGTAAATCAGAAGTGCTGTCAAGGCTTGAACTGGGAGAGGATGTACTTCTGGACATAGATATCCAGGGGGCCAGACAGATCCGCAGGCTGTTCCCGGAAGCCGTTCTGATATTCCTGCTGCCTCCGTCGTGGTCGGTATTGGAGGCACGGCTCAGGGATAGAGGAAGTGAGGATTCCTCGAGGTTGAAACTCAGGATGGCCAATGCAAAATCAGAGCTGGAGGCAGTGCATGAGTTTGACTTCGTTGTGGTAAACGACGACCTTTCAAGGGCCACTGAAGACCTGAAATCCATAGTGATCGCCCAGAGATGCATAACACCCAGGGTTTTGGCAAGGCATGGCCTTATTCAGGCCCTTAAGTCTTGGTAG
- a CDS encoding DUF370 domain-containing protein: MSCRCKLLNIGFGNTIVAERVVAIVNPSSAPMKRLREEAKVNNRLIDASQGRRTRSIIITDSNHIILSAIQAETVSQRLGADVLTKMEEKDPKY; this comes from the coding sequence ATGAGCTGTAGATGCAAACTGCTTAATATTGGTTTTGGCAATACCATAGTGGCTGAACGTGTCGTTGCCATAGTCAATCCGTCATCTGCTCCCATGAAGCGTTTGAGAGAGGAGGCAAAGGTCAATAACCGCCTTATTGACGCCAGTCAAGGTCGTCGAACTCGTTCCATAATTATAACAGACAGCAACCATATTATACTCTCTGCCATACAGGCGGAGACGGTTTCCCAAAGACTCGGTGCAGACGTTTTGACCAAAATGGAAGAGAAAGACCCAAAATATTAA
- a CDS encoding YicC family protein produces the protein MLQMQGARFSRNEAYLAYVAVTRKSKQRSRWGILSGIRNGDPMLRSMTSFARMEYKGDGWHCAMELRSVNGRFCDVNIGLPKWMNPIEDRIKKMVQEKMIRGRIDLSIQYEGSEAARSVFVADLELGRSYLDAARSLADGLGLEGTLDLPTLLCSLKDVINVREQGPDTEKAWERMKGQLEDLLDKAVAMSAKEGAALEKDLESRLSQIEQWIEDISKRTEEHLRKAQQALKDRIQSILRDFSADEGRLNQEMAVLADKLDITEEIVRVRSHIEQFRKFFAGREAVGRKMDFLLQELFREINTMASKSSDSLISYLVVEIKGELEKMREQVQNIV, from the coding sequence ATGCTCCAGATGCAAGGCGCGAGATTTTCGAGGAACGAGGCGTACTTAGCGTACGTCGCAGTAACGAGGAAATCGAAGCAACGCAGCAGATGGGGTATTTTGAGCGGAATCAGAAATGGTGATCCAATGCTGCGCAGCATGACTTCATTTGCACGTATGGAATATAAAGGAGATGGCTGGCATTGCGCAATGGAGCTGAGGTCTGTAAACGGAAGGTTCTGTGATGTCAATATTGGGTTGCCGAAGTGGATGAATCCCATTGAAGACCGTATAAAAAAAATGGTGCAGGAAAAGATGATTCGCGGCCGCATTGACCTGAGCATACAGTACGAGGGTAGTGAGGCGGCAAGGTCCGTCTTTGTAGCCGATCTGGAGCTTGGACGTTCTTATCTGGATGCAGCCAGATCTCTGGCTGATGGTCTTGGTTTAGAGGGCACCCTGGATCTTCCGACGCTTTTGTGTTCTTTAAAGGACGTTATCAACGTCCGGGAACAGGGACCGGACACCGAAAAGGCATGGGAAAGGATGAAAGGTCAATTAGAGGATTTGCTTGACAAGGCTGTAGCGATGTCAGCCAAGGAGGGAGCTGCTCTGGAGAAAGATCTGGAATCAAGGCTGTCTCAGATTGAACAATGGATTGAAGACATATCAAAGCGGACAGAAGAGCACCTCAGGAAGGCCCAGCAGGCGCTCAAGGACAGAATCCAGTCAATTTTAAGAGATTTTTCTGCAGACGAAGGACGTTTAAATCAAGAGATGGCTGTACTTGCCGATAAGTTGGATATAACAGAGGAGATAGTCAGAGTTCGCAGCCATATAGAGCAGTTCAGGAAGTTTTTTGCCGGGCGGGAAGCCGTCGGCAGGAAAATGGATTTTTTACTCCAGGAGCTGTTCAGGGAAATTAATACTATGGCATCCAAGTCATCTGACTCCCTGATTTCTTATTTGGTGGTTGAGATCAAGGGTGAACTGGAAAAGATGCGCGAGCAGGTTCAGAATATAGTGTAG
- a CDS encoding DUF4416 domain-containing protein → MSTLQTPPPAKLVCSIFSQRERLISRVADALSSAYGAIDFESPVMPFDRTSYYEPEFGNSLKRIFISFAELIFQDILAEIKLATDKLEQEFCTEGKRRVNIDPGILTAERLVLATGKNYSHRIYLGRGVYADLTLIYRKSSFRPLPWTYPDYASQEAVEFWNRVRKSYLKGLRGARA, encoded by the coding sequence ATGAGCACATTACAGACACCGCCACCAGCCAAGCTGGTTTGTAGTATATTTTCTCAACGAGAAAGGCTTATAAGCAGAGTGGCCGATGCCTTGTCCAGTGCATACGGCGCTATTGATTTTGAGAGCCCGGTCATGCCGTTTGACCGGACTTCTTATTATGAGCCGGAGTTCGGGAACAGCCTCAAAAGGATATTCATAAGTTTTGCCGAATTGATATTTCAAGATATCCTTGCCGAAATTAAGCTCGCCACTGATAAACTGGAGCAGGAATTCTGTACAGAAGGAAAGAGGCGGGTAAATATTGATCCAGGCATTTTAACTGCTGAACGTCTTGTGCTTGCTACCGGCAAAAATTATTCCCACCGGATTTATCTTGGCCGGGGCGTATATGCAGATCTGACGCTTATATACCGGAAAAGTTCTTTCAGACCCTTACCATGGACTTATCCGGACTATGCCTCACAAGAAGCGGTAGAGTTCTGGAACAGGGTAAGAAAATCCTATCTGAAAGGGCTCAGAGGGGCGAGAGCCTGA
- the rfaE1 gene encoding D-glycero-beta-D-manno-heptose-7-phosphate kinase yields MKDRIKRLKEAVRRFDSSCLLVAGDIMLDQFVWGEVSRISPEAPVPVVKVQEETVLLGGAANVANNLRALGSPVILGGVVGKDAMGENLRELARSRGIDTAAVVDGIRPTTIKTRIIARGQQVVRVDRESNNTLNDSSIKALVEAFERLAPGIDGIIVSDYAKGVVAVRIMDELRKISDARGIPFLVDPKPANSHLYHGVTLVTPNRQEAEAMAGLEIKDTESLSQAAQKIQARLGTEAVLITRGLHGMALWQRKNGLFTVPTMAREVFDVTGAGDTVVAAMTLGIVNGLSFPEAAYLANIAAGVVVGKIGTATVTAEEIMEILER; encoded by the coding sequence ATGAAAGATCGCATAAAAAGACTCAAGGAGGCCGTCCGCCGGTTTGACTCCTCTTGCCTGCTTGTGGCCGGAGATATTATGCTGGATCAGTTTGTTTGGGGTGAGGTGTCGAGGATATCGCCCGAAGCGCCGGTCCCTGTGGTGAAAGTACAGGAGGAAACCGTGCTCCTTGGCGGTGCGGCGAATGTGGCAAACAACCTCAGGGCCTTGGGCAGCCCTGTAATCCTTGGGGGCGTGGTCGGAAAAGATGCCATGGGCGAAAATCTCAGAGAACTCGCCAGATCCAGGGGTATAGATACGGCTGCCGTTGTTGACGGCATACGCCCTACCACGATCAAGACCAGGATAATCGCCAGAGGTCAGCAGGTAGTGAGGGTTGACAGGGAGAGCAATAACACACTCAATGACTCATCAATTAAGGCCTTGGTCGAGGCCTTTGAGAGGCTGGCTCCCGGAATTGACGGAATCATTGTATCTGACTATGCTAAAGGTGTGGTTGCGGTTCGCATCATGGATGAATTAAGGAAAATCTCAGACGCAAGAGGTATTCCTTTTTTAGTGGATCCCAAGCCTGCAAACAGTCACCTTTACCATGGAGTTACATTAGTGACCCCTAACCGGCAAGAGGCAGAGGCAATGGCAGGCCTTGAGATCAAGGATACGGAGAGCCTCAGTCAGGCTGCACAAAAGATCCAGGCAAGGCTGGGAACAGAGGCGGTACTCATCACCCGGGGATTGCACGGGATGGCCCTCTGGCAAAGAAAAAACGGATTATTTACCGTGCCAACCATGGCACGCGAGGTCTTTGACGTTACCGGTGCAGGTGATACGGTCGTAGCAGCCATGACCTTGGGAATAGTCAACGGGCTCAGTTTCCCTGAAGCAGCCTATTTAGCAAATATTGCCGCGGGTGTAGTTGTTGGAAAGATCGGGACTGCTACTGTAACTGCTGAAGAGATCATGGAGATATTGGAGAGATAA
- the waaF gene encoding lipopolysaccharide heptosyltransferase II, with translation MDMRILLVKLSSIGDVVHTLPALAALRKRYPDAHLSWLVDEAASDLLCSHPMLNEVIIYPRRGFGELSSNLRQWPRLIKEARNFINHLRSKSYDVVIDFQGLLKSGVLTWLSRGTRKLGFAEGREWSSIFLTEKLPRYDPDEHAVLRYLRLASHLDADVEKPEFPLAIGKADTERAGRLLEEAGAGDRRILCLNPGAAWETKRWTPKGFAKVTDSCFERWDMVTVIIGGPGDNILASDIAMSARHPVIDLTGRTRLRTLAALYQRAGAVVSTDTGPMHLAAAAGAPLVALFGPTAPWRTGPFGRKQQVIRLGLSCSPCFKRHCHDPKCMMDISPEQVIEAVGKIRRW, from the coding sequence ATGGATATGCGAATACTGCTGGTAAAGCTCAGCTCTATAGGCGACGTGGTACATACGCTTCCTGCCCTTGCCGCTTTGCGCAAGAGATATCCTGATGCACATCTGAGCTGGTTGGTGGATGAAGCAGCCTCTGACCTGCTCTGCTCTCATCCCATGTTGAATGAAGTAATAATCTACCCCAGGCGCGGATTTGGAGAATTAAGCAGCAATCTGAGGCAGTGGCCAAGATTGATTAAAGAGGCCAGGAATTTTATTAATCACCTTCGAAGTAAAAGCTACGATGTTGTGATAGACTTTCAGGGTCTGCTGAAAAGCGGCGTCTTGACCTGGCTTTCTCGGGGGACACGCAAGCTTGGTTTTGCAGAAGGAAGGGAGTGGAGTTCCATATTTCTGACGGAAAAACTGCCCCGCTATGATCCAGACGAGCATGCAGTGCTCCGCTATCTGAGGCTGGCCTCCCATCTGGATGCAGACGTTGAGAAACCGGAGTTTCCCTTGGCTATCGGGAAAGCTGACACAGAGAGGGCAGGCAGACTGCTGGAGGAAGCGGGTGCGGGAGATCGCCGCATACTTTGCCTTAATCCGGGAGCTGCATGGGAAACAAAGAGATGGACCCCAAAAGGATTTGCTAAAGTAACAGACAGTTGTTTCGAACGCTGGGATATGGTCACCGTCATAATCGGAGGGCCGGGCGACAATATCCTTGCTTCTGATATTGCAATGTCTGCAAGGCATCCTGTTATTGACCTTACCGGACGAACCAGACTCAGGACCCTTGCCGCCCTGTATCAGAGGGCAGGGGCTGTAGTGAGCACTGATACAGGTCCCATGCATCTGGCAGCCGCAGCCGGAGCACCTCTGGTTGCTCTGTTCGGACCTACGGCCCCATGGAGGACCGGTCCTTTCGGCAGGAAACAACAGGTCATTAGATTGGGACTTTCGTGCAGTCCATGTTTTAAACGTCACTGCCATGACCCGAAATGCATGATGGATATTTCTCCTGAGCAGGTAATCGAAGCGGTCGGGAAAATCAGGAGGTGGTGA
- a CDS encoding D,D-heptose 1,7-bisphosphate phosphatase, with amino-acid sequence MNIKRAVFLDRDGTINEEVGYLCRMEDLILIERAGSGIRLLNESGYKVAVITNQSGVARGLFDEIHVREVHEEMARRLSKSGAYVDRWYYCPHHPTEGKGGYKVECGCRKPFPGMIDLAARELGVIPEESFVVGDSLRDLEIAWRVGAKPVLVLTGYGKKTLSRLLPYQKERLPHVASDLFDACTWICEYCW; translated from the coding sequence ATGAATATTAAAAGAGCGGTATTTCTCGACAGAGACGGAACAATCAATGAAGAGGTCGGTTATCTTTGCCGGATGGAGGATCTTATATTGATAGAAAGGGCGGGTTCAGGTATTCGCCTCCTTAATGAGTCAGGATATAAAGTCGCTGTGATAACCAATCAATCCGGGGTAGCGAGAGGCCTCTTTGATGAAATCCATGTCAGAGAGGTACATGAAGAGATGGCAAGGCGTCTCTCAAAAAGTGGGGCCTATGTAGACAGGTGGTATTACTGTCCGCATCATCCGACCGAAGGAAAAGGAGGGTACAAGGTAGAGTGTGGTTGCCGCAAGCCATTCCCAGGCATGATAGATCTTGCCGCCAGGGAATTGGGTGTGATTCCGGAGGAATCCTTTGTTGTAGGAGATAGCTTGAGGGATTTAGAGATTGCCTGGCGTGTGGGGGCAAAGCCCGTGCTTGTCTTGACCGGTTATGGAAAGAAGACCCTTTCACGGCTTTTACCTTACCAGAAGGAGCGGTTGCCCCACGTTGCATCTGATCTGTTTGATGCCTGTACATGGATATGCGAATACTGCTGGTAA
- the waaF gene encoding lipopolysaccharide heptosyltransferase II, giving the protein MTTPALMALRKNYPKAHISVLARPWVEPVFSGNPAVDEVISCGSTGRNSSIFEKMVLARSLKNKKFDLALLFPNSFESALIAWLARIPRRVGYATDARRMILTLPVSVPEDRRNRHEIFYYLNLVDHISRLSFNTRSKNEEVSKGRAGLFLEVPAQGESGAGRILNQMELDQGALLIGFNPGAAYGPAKCWPVERFVSLGKALVGRFKDCHVLVFGTNKEVSVAGDICDPLGEKGHNLAGRTSLAEAMGLISRLDLLVTNDSGLMHVGAALGVPLVAIFGSTDSVTTGPWSTNTVIVRHDLPCSPCLKRSCPTDFRCLLGIEVEEVLQACLQQLKAVYGLKLEI; this is encoded by the coding sequence ATGACTACACCGGCATTGATGGCGCTCAGAAAAAACTATCCAAAGGCCCATATTTCTGTCCTGGCAAGGCCTTGGGTAGAACCTGTCTTCTCCGGGAATCCCGCTGTAGATGAAGTTATATCTTGCGGCAGTACAGGACGTAATAGTTCGATTTTTGAAAAGATGGTACTAGCCAGGTCTCTTAAAAACAAAAAATTTGATCTGGCCCTCCTGTTCCCGAATTCCTTTGAGTCGGCCCTGATTGCATGGCTTGCCCGTATACCCAGGCGCGTGGGATATGCCACTGACGCAAGACGCATGATTCTTACCTTACCGGTATCAGTACCTGAGGACCGCAGGAACAGACACGAAATATTCTATTATCTGAACCTTGTTGATCATATAAGCCGCTTGAGTTTTAATACCCGCTCAAAAAATGAGGAAGTCAGTAAAGGGCGAGCCGGGCTGTTTCTTGAGGTCCCGGCCCAAGGGGAGTCAGGGGCTGGGCGGATACTTAATCAAATGGAGTTGGATCAAGGAGCGTTACTCATAGGGTTTAATCCAGGCGCTGCATACGGGCCTGCCAAATGCTGGCCTGTAGAGAGATTCGTATCTTTGGGGAAGGCCCTGGTCGGGCGTTTCAAAGATTGTCATGTACTTGTCTTTGGGACCAATAAGGAGGTATCGGTGGCAGGGGATATCTGTGATCCTCTTGGTGAAAAAGGCCACAATCTGGCAGGAAGGACAAGCCTTGCTGAGGCCATGGGGCTGATATCAAGGCTCGATTTGCTCGTGACAAATGACTCCGGTCTCATGCATGTCGGCGCGGCACTGGGAGTTCCCTTGGTTGCCATTTTCGGCTCTACAGACTCGGTTACAACAGGTCCCTGGTCAACCAATACTGTTATAGTCCGCCACGATCTTCCATGCAGCCCATGTCTTAAGCGCAGTTGTCCAACGGATTTTAGATGCCTGCTTGGGATTGAGGTTGAGGAAGTCTTGCAGGCCTGTCTGCAACAGTTGAAAGCCGTTTACGGCCTGAAATTGGAAATTTGA